From Cecembia calidifontis, one genomic window encodes:
- a CDS encoding IS4 family transposase encodes MSNITLFSQIIKKIERSIFKKLVEEKQTDKGCKGFDSWTHLVSMLFCHFAKSTSVRDISNGLRSATGNLNHLGIAKAPSKSSISYQNKRRDSDLFKELYYGLLKHLGQQASLSRVKLRIKAPVYLLDSTVVSLCLSMFDWATFRTKKGAVKMHTLLDYDGKLPVYVNITEGSMADNKGAYDIPLEKGSVIVADRYYNDFPMLNIWDSKGVFFVIRHKDNLKFSTINERRLPENTAQEVLIDEEIELVNPQSKVKYPGKLRRVAVWDEKNRQTVELITNNFKWSAKTIGDLYRCRWEIEIFFRDIKQLLHIKTFIGTSKNAVMIQIWTALITILLLKVMKATAKFGWHLSNLVAFIRLNIFVKIELQKWLDKPFEDHEKPPQKSQQGVLFPDYR; translated from the coding sequence ATGAGTAATATTACATTGTTTTCTCAGATTATTAAAAAAATCGAGCGTTCAATTTTCAAGAAACTGGTTGAAGAGAAGCAAACGGACAAGGGCTGCAAAGGCTTTGACAGCTGGACGCATTTGGTTTCCATGCTTTTTTGCCATTTTGCCAAAAGTACTTCTGTAAGGGATATTTCAAACGGCCTGCGTTCGGCCACGGGGAACCTCAACCATCTGGGGATTGCCAAGGCACCATCCAAGTCCAGTATCAGTTATCAGAACAAGCGCAGGGACTCTGACCTGTTCAAGGAGCTGTATTACGGGCTTCTGAAGCATTTAGGACAGCAGGCGTCCCTGAGCAGGGTAAAACTACGGATCAAGGCTCCCGTCTATCTGCTCGACTCCACGGTGGTAAGTCTTTGCCTTTCGATGTTTGACTGGGCAACCTTCAGGACCAAAAAGGGTGCTGTAAAGATGCATACGCTTCTGGACTATGACGGGAAACTCCCTGTTTATGTGAATATTACAGAAGGAAGTATGGCAGACAATAAAGGCGCTTATGATATTCCTTTGGAGAAAGGATCCGTTATAGTGGCGGACCGCTATTACAATGACTTTCCGATGCTCAACATTTGGGACAGCAAGGGGGTCTTTTTCGTCATAAGGCACAAGGATAACCTTAAGTTCAGCACAATCAATGAACGTCGACTCCCTGAAAATACTGCACAGGAAGTACTGATAGACGAAGAAATTGAACTGGTAAACCCGCAGTCAAAAGTGAAGTACCCCGGAAAACTCAGAAGAGTGGCTGTATGGGACGAAAAAAACCGACAGACCGTCGAACTGATTACCAATAACTTCAAATGGTCAGCAAAGACAATCGGTGATCTTTACCGGTGCCGATGGGAGATTGAGATCTTCTTCAGGGACATCAAGCAGTTACTCCATATCAAAACCTTTATCGGAACATCGAAAAATGCCGTGATGATCCAGATATGGACCGCGCTGATCACCATTCTGCTCCTAAAAGTGATGAAGGCAACCGCTAAATTCGGATGGCATCTGTCCAATCTGGTTGCATTTATCAGACTGAACATATTCGTTAAAATAGAGCTGCAAAAGTGGCTGGACAAACCCTTTGAAGACCATGAAAAACCTCCTCAAAAAAGCCAACAGGGGGTTCTATTTCCGGATTACAGATAA
- a CDS encoding DMT family transporter, translated as MQPDSTVKDYLMLHFIVLIWGFTAILGLLISIPSLEIVFYRTLIATGILGLVFLWRRTPIRVSQGALLKIIATGFIISLHWVLFFGAARVSTASVCLAGMATTSLWTALLEPIANKRKVKGFEIFLGLLVIVGLYVIFRFELDYWLGLMMAVASAFLSAVFTVINGRFTKHHNPYVLTFYEMFGAFLFSALLLPFYAYFFADEGLQMVPKAMDWLWLLLLGGVCTVYAFSVSVELMRRITAFAVNLTINLEPVYGIILAVLIFGDKEKMTGGFYLGTLIILVSVLIYPAYNYYLRRKAKGNNLLRA; from the coding sequence ATGCAGCCGGATTCCACTGTCAAGGATTATTTGATGCTCCATTTCATTGTCTTGATCTGGGGATTTACGGCAATTTTGGGCTTGTTGATCAGCATTCCTTCTTTGGAGATTGTATTTTACCGTACGCTGATAGCCACAGGTATATTGGGATTGGTGTTTTTGTGGAGGAGAACACCCATACGGGTTTCCCAAGGGGCTTTGCTTAAGATAATAGCCACAGGTTTTATCATTTCTCTGCACTGGGTCCTGTTTTTTGGGGCGGCGAGGGTTTCTACGGCATCTGTTTGTCTGGCAGGGATGGCCACTACTTCCTTGTGGACTGCCCTGTTAGAACCTATCGCCAACAAGAGAAAAGTGAAAGGGTTTGAAATCTTTTTGGGTTTGCTGGTGATAGTGGGACTTTATGTGATTTTCCGCTTTGAGTTGGACTATTGGTTGGGCCTTATGATGGCTGTCGCTTCAGCTTTTTTGAGTGCGGTGTTCACCGTGATCAACGGAAGGTTTACCAAGCATCATAACCCCTATGTGCTGACCTTCTATGAAATGTTCGGGGCTTTCCTTTTTTCGGCCTTATTGCTCCCATTCTATGCCTATTTCTTTGCAGATGAAGGGCTTCAGATGGTGCCAAAGGCAATGGATTGGCTGTGGCTGCTTTTATTGGGCGGCGTCTGTACGGTCTATGCTTTTTCCGTATCCGTAGAACTGATGCGCAGGATTACAGCTTTTGCAGTCAACCTGACCATCAATTTGGAACCGGTGTATGGGATTATTCTGGCTGTATTGATTTTTGGAGATAAGGAAAAAATGACCGGAGGATTTTATTTGGGTACTTTGATCATTTTGGTGTCAGTGCTGATTTATCCGGCATACAATTATTACCTCAGAAGAAAGGCAAAGGGAAATAACCTGTTGAGGGCTTAA
- a CDS encoding LptF/LptG family permease → MKILDKLIIKDFLKTYIFVVLMLILIVLVLDFTEKNDKFIRNQVPAKDILIYLGNYGLYLNNLLTPITVFISVIFITSKMAGRTEIIAILSSGVSFVRMLVPFLVGATLIGLVSFFMNGWVLPGATAGVTEFKSRWLEETKFYTESNIHIKVAPDVYAYISRYYTSGNTGYNFTLEQIRDGQLIAKLSADRIVWDTAINSWSVKNWRLRELHEWGEKYTVGESLDTLLSITPNDFDLPVNHHETLKLPDLTRQIKVLEERGADNVNYYKIERYVRLMSPFAAVILTFIGVIVSSRKTRGGSGFQIALGFLLAFIYIIMFLLSRTFAEAGTAFPLLAVWIPNITFAITGLVLYKTVPR, encoded by the coding sequence ATGAAGATACTGGATAAATTGATCATCAAGGATTTTCTCAAGACCTACATTTTTGTGGTCCTGATGCTGATTCTTATTGTCCTGGTATTGGACTTTACTGAGAAGAATGACAAGTTTATCCGAAATCAGGTTCCTGCAAAGGATATTTTGATTTATCTGGGCAATTATGGTTTGTACCTAAACAATTTGCTGACGCCCATCACCGTGTTCATTTCGGTCATCTTTATCACTTCCAAAATGGCAGGAAGGACGGAAATCATTGCCATACTGAGCAGTGGGGTTTCCTTTGTAAGGATGCTGGTTCCCTTTTTAGTAGGTGCAACCCTTATCGGTTTGGTCAGTTTCTTTATGAATGGCTGGGTACTTCCCGGAGCTACCGCCGGGGTGACAGAATTCAAATCCAGATGGCTGGAGGAAACCAAGTTTTATACCGAAAGTAATATCCATATCAAAGTGGCTCCCGATGTGTATGCCTACATTTCCAGGTATTATACTTCTGGCAATACAGGTTATAACTTCACTTTGGAGCAAATACGCGACGGACAATTGATCGCCAAGTTGTCGGCAGACCGTATTGTCTGGGATACTGCCATCAATTCCTGGTCAGTCAAAAACTGGAGATTGCGTGAACTCCATGAATGGGGGGAGAAATATACCGTAGGGGAGTCTCTGGATACACTACTCTCCATTACACCCAATGACTTTGATTTACCGGTCAACCATCATGAGACGCTCAAACTCCCCGATCTCACCAGACAAATCAAAGTGTTGGAGGAGAGAGGGGCAGACAATGTCAATTATTATAAGATTGAAAGGTATGTGCGGTTGATGTCTCCCTTTGCTGCTGTCATTCTGACTTTTATTGGTGTGATTGTTTCCTCAAGGAAGACGAGGGGAGGTTCCGGTTTTCAGATTGCCTTGGGCTTTTTGTTGGCCTTTATTTACATCATCATGTTTTTGCTTTCCAGGACCTTTGCGGAGGCAGGAACAGCCTTCCCGCTCTTAGCCGTCTGGATTCCCAACATTACTTTCGCCATTACCGGATTAGTGCTTTACAAAACCGTGCCCAGATAA
- a CDS encoding AAA family ATPase gives MDRSIFCDREEESLKISQFLKNGQSCILMGNRRLGKTALIHHVKGFLPKDWIFLYLDILPTGSEREFLDTFGSALLRSFNEKSKLGRNVWEFIKSLQPTISFDQLSGLPQVSFLSVNTQKPIEDILLFLSKLDYNTVIAIDEFQQITQYPEKNTDAWLRSIIQQLQNVYFIFSGSQQSILNELFSSPSRPFFRSASPIKIEKIHHPEYKEFIIRHFSLAGKSIPGQIVDEVLEWTKCYTYYVQMLCNRLYQLPNRQYFKEDWLKCAKDILKEQEAFFIHYRTLLSPQQWKLLVAIAKTGKVTAPTSKDFIGKNNLGNPSTVFKSLDALRDKEMIIKAYDKDGGTTYEVYDVFFERWIQGLY, from the coding sequence TTGGACCGGAGTATTTTTTGTGACAGGGAGGAGGAAAGCCTGAAAATATCCCAGTTTTTAAAAAATGGACAATCCTGCATTTTAATGGGTAACAGAAGATTGGGCAAGACCGCTTTGATTCACCACGTCAAAGGCTTTTTGCCAAAAGATTGGATCTTCCTCTATTTGGACATCCTTCCGACGGGAAGTGAAAGGGAATTTCTGGATACTTTCGGGTCAGCTTTGTTGAGAAGTTTCAACGAGAAAAGCAAATTAGGGAGAAACGTCTGGGAGTTTATAAAAAGCCTTCAACCTACCATTAGTTTCGATCAACTATCGGGGTTGCCCCAGGTTAGCTTTTTGAGTGTCAATACACAAAAACCCATTGAGGATATTTTGCTCTTTCTTTCAAAGTTGGATTACAACACTGTCATTGCAATAGATGAGTTTCAACAAATCACGCAGTATCCTGAAAAAAACACCGATGCCTGGTTAAGATCAATTATCCAACAGTTGCAAAATGTTTATTTTATCTTTTCTGGTAGTCAGCAAAGTATCTTAAACGAACTATTCAGCAGCCCCTCCAGACCATTTTTCAGAAGTGCCTCTCCCATTAAAATAGAAAAAATACATCATCCCGAATATAAGGAATTCATCATCCGCCATTTTAGTTTAGCGGGAAAATCCATACCCGGACAAATAGTAGATGAAGTGCTGGAATGGACCAAATGCTATACCTACTATGTCCAAATGCTTTGCAATAGGCTATATCAATTGCCTAATAGACAATATTTCAAAGAAGATTGGCTAAAATGCGCCAAGGATATACTCAAGGAACAGGAAGCATTCTTCATCCATTACAGAACTCTTCTGAGTCCACAACAATGGAAGCTTCTTGTCGCCATTGCCAAAACAGGTAAAGTAACAGCACCAACTTCCAAGGATTTTATAGGCAAAAATAACCTTGGCAATCCTTCAACTGTCTTTAAATCTCTTGATGCGCTTAGGGATAAAGAAATGATTATCAAAGCATACGATAAAGATGGTGGCACTACCTACGAAGTATATGATGTTTTTTTTGAAAGATGGATACAGGGTCTGTATTAA